Genomic segment of Salvelinus alpinus chromosome 23, SLU_Salpinus.1, whole genome shotgun sequence:
AAACACAATGTTTGTATCCATGATGCTTGTCACagacttgattgattgataaatGACTACTATATTAATAGATAGATTAATTCACCTGCAGGGACCGTAAGGAGTGCATGCTGGTCTGGTGCATGTAGCTGTGCCCCTGGACGTGTCCACTGGGGTAGTAAGCGCCTGGCAGCACAGGAGCTGCAAAGACACACCGCAGACAGTCTGTTACAGTACAGACACTATTGGTTCGGTTGTTGCCTAAACGGGGCAGACTCGATTATCCAGCAGCAGGCTAAGACTAACCCAATATTGATGGCTATCTGACCGTTGGCTGCTGCTGCGACTACAAATATCAAGGAAACTTGAATATTTTGTTACTGTGATTCATCATGAACAATTTGAACCCAAGTAAGACAACTTAAAAAGATGAAGGGCTCccttgtaaaagagaccttggacTCAATTGGGTTCCACCCTGCCTGAATAAAGATTAAATATCAAGTTTGACTCCGGAATATGACCTCATCATAAATAGCAGGCCAACTTCCTGCTTGCagaaatagaaaaacaaaacCCAGACCAGGACCAAACCTCTTAAGACACAGACATCAAAAATAAAATGTCTATACAATATTAAGACCCACCTACGATGACACCAGGCCTCCGGGCCATCTCCACTATATACTGGTGCACACCCTTGTGCCCTGTATTTTCTGTTTGGACGTTTTGACGCAGCTGGCCACGCACAAGGTAAGGCGCATGAACACCATGTGTGACTCCTTGTGGGCCCATCACCTCAAAGTCCTTGTGGTATTTCACCTGCAAGAAAGACAGACACGTTTACATGCTATCAGTGTATTCTGGGGATAAGATCATTTTTAACCAgggttaattatttatttttttaatggtaTAATTGGAAACTATTTCAATTACTATGTGAAACAGTCAGATTATGCATCATCTAAATATGCACACTTTATTTCAGGGTAAGTTTAGTTTTTTTAGGAAACACTGACAAATGTGTGTATGCAGACAACATATTTTGTGCATGTGGGTTAAAAAACCACCCCAGCCTACATACAGCGCCTCCAGAaagcattcataccccttgaccttttccacattttcttgtgtttcTGGCGattgtttttgtcactggcctacacacaataccccataatgtcaaagtggaattgtgttagacatttttacaaattaattaaaaatgaaaagctgaaatgtctcgatatttctgtatttatttattttttgcaaaaatgcctaaatacatgttttcacttagtcattatggggtattgtgtgtagatgggaggGGGAAAAGTATAAAAGTAAACCCTTTTGAAATctggctgtaacacagcaaaatgtggagtaagtcaaggggtatgaatactttctgaaggcactgtacgtatAGCTCCCAACTAATTTCCTCCCTCCGGTGGATGGGCAAAGAGACACTTGAACCTACATTACTGATCTGATCCTGGGCTCGTCGTAGTCTCTGCAGCTcaggagtgtccatcacaaattTGAAGCCTCGTCCTTTGCTCTCCTCAAAGTCTTTCTTGTACTTCACCTGCAGATTGGGGAAAGCTTGAGCGGTTAGCCGTAAAATGTATGCAACCAAGCAGTATATAGTTACTATACTCTTGGATGGAAAGTCAATTATAAGGTATTCTATCAAACGATGACAGTGCAACACCCCTTGTGTGCCTCTAACTCCAGTATCCCAGTCCATAGGCACACTTGCTAACAAGTAAGTATTTTCCAAAATCTTTGGGTTAACGCACTTCAGTACATTGTAACAAGCCTAGGCAAGGGCCATTAATTATACTATTATTCAACCAAGCAGTCTCCACAATCAATGCCAAGAGAGACTATGGCCGTAATTCAACCCGAACACGCTTTGTTGTCCTAAATCTAGAAAAGCACAAATCCATGCTATCCATTTACTGTAATTTGTGTACATTTCCGTAGCCCTTTACACTCATAtacaggttgaaaatggcagaatTGTGCACTGATAAGCGCCTAAATTGGAATGCTTTGGCTGTCCTAAGTAACACCCTATAAATTACTTCAGAGCTTAGGCTCTGCTCTTCACAGCgttgtatgggttttgactgacagctgtaaacaacaataataatccTGTGATTGGCGAGGATGCAGGGTTGTTTTTCAAACGAAACAACTAGGCTAAAAGTTTGTTCCTGTAGTTCCTCaatggcacagctaggagagctccaaaaagcaccttataaactcagcaaaaaaagaaacaaccctttttcaggaccctgtctttcaaagataattcgtaaaaatccaaataacttcacagatcttcattgtaaagggtttaaacattgtttcccatgcttgttcaatgaaccataaacaattaatgaacatgcacctgtggaatggttgttaagacactaacagcttacagacggtaggcaattaaggtcacagttacgaAAACttgggacactaaagaggcctttctactgactctgaaaaacaccaaaagaaagatgcccagtgtccctgctcatctgcgtgaacgtgccttgggcatgctgcaaggaggcatgaggactgcagatgtggccagggcaataaattgcaatgtccgtaatgtgagacagctctacagggagacagctaagacagctctacagggagacaggacggacagctgatcgtcctcgcagtggcagaccacgtaacaacacctgcaccggatcggtacatccgaacatcacacctgcgggacaggtacaagatGTCAACAACAAttgccagagttacaccaggaacgcacaatccctccatcagtgctcagactgtccgcaataggctgagagaggctggactgagggcttgtaggcctgttgtaggcaggtcctcaccagacatcaccagcaacaacgttgcctatgggcacaaacccaccgttgctggcccagacaggactggcaaaaagtgctcttccctgacgagtcgcggttgtctcaccgggggtgatggtcggattcacgtttatcgtcgaagcaatgagagttacaccgaggcctgtactctggagggggatcaatttggaggtgtcCGTCatagtctggggcggtgtgtcacagcatcatcggactgagcttgttgtcattgcaggcaatctcaacactgtgcgttacagagaagacatcctcctccctcatgtggtacccttcctgcaggctcatcctgacatgaccctccagcatgacaatgccaccagccatactgctcgttctgtgcgtgatttcctgcaagacaggaatgtcagtgttctgccatggccagcgaagagccgagatctcaatcccattgagcacgtctgggacctgttagatCTGAGGGaaatgagaggacgtttctttttttgctgagtttggtAGAAGACTCTTGTGCATTGAAATggcttaggaactgtgcacactttggagaggtgtgtggtcaCTTTGAGataccagttagtcctctcacccAAACCCTTATCATTTTTTGTCTTATgctgcacctaccccacatttccaggaatattcttatcatgttaccGAATGTAGAGTATTTTCAAATTTTGTTAACAAATTCGtcaaaaagtacagtaaatgtcaaatgcacataaaatcaacagtgcactttttggattcagtcttgtgtcaggtgttGTGTCCTCAACAATCTCCAaagtgttccctttcaattgctaccatgcatacgcatttcatatttcttctgtaaacAAACATTTTAATTCAGCCCTAGGCCAATTCCCACAAGGGTAAAGGGTTGAATGGGAATTATATCAAAGTACATCTACAGAGAAAATGCTCCATCAGAGCATGCCTTCTCCCTGCGCAGCGCACCATGCCTCCCAGTACATGGAAACAAATGTCAAAACGGCAATTGGcatttttggacttttaaattaattatatactgaacaaaaatataaacgcaacatgtagagtgttggtcccatgttccatgagctgaaataaaatatcccagaaatgttccatatgcacagaaagcttatttctcaaaaataaattatgcacaaatttgtttacatccatgttagtgagcattactcctttgccaagataatctatccacttgacaggtgtggcatagcacgaagctgattaaacagaatgatcattatacaggtgcaccttgtgctggagacaataaaagcctactctaaaatgtgcagttttgtcacacaacatattGCCACGTCtgaagttttgaaggagcgtgcaattggcatgctgactgcgggAATGTCCACCACTGCTGCTGCCAGAGAATCGAATGTTacattctctaccataagcagcctccaacgttgttttagaaaatttggcagtacgtccaaccggcctcacaaccgcagaccacgtgtaaccacgccagccccggtccacatccggcttcttcgcctgcgggattgtctgagaccagctacccggacagctgatgaaatttctgtctgtaataaaacccctttgtgggggaaaaaactcattctgattggctgggcctggctccccagtgggtgggcctatgcccttccaGGCTGCACGCCTGCCCAgcgatgtgaaatccatagataagagcctaatgaatttatttcaattgactgatttccttatatgaactgaaactcagtaaaatcgttgacatttttgcgtttatatttttgttcagtatacagtgcatttggaaagtattcagacctcttgaccttTGCCatattacagccttactctaaaattgattcaatagtttttttccctcatcaatctgcacacaataccccataatgacaaagtaaaaacatgtttttaaacttttaagcaaatgtataaaacatcaaaaatattcagaccctttactcagtactttgttgaagcacctttggcagcgattacagcctggagtcttggcacacctgtatttggggagtttctcccattcttctctacagatcctctcaaactctgtcagccagtaaaatatgctgagaaggattctcaccacagcaagcaaggtacttggagtcaaacataCAGGCTTGGATaggatctttaaggtcagggccctcaaCAAGGCTCACAAAATtattttagacccaagccaccccctgtaccaggactttgaactactcctctctgggcgcaggtatagggcacccctcagcaggaaaaaccgAACTAGACAATAacttgtgccaggtgtgatatccctcaacagctcaggctaatgttcctatcgactcaaTAATAACAGCAGGCTGGTCTCTTTctattggtatgtaactgttatgaaatgttgtattgtcaatttgttttCTGTGGTATTTAAACAGCACTTTAAACGTGTATATGATACTGCAACaacatttccccatggggacaagtAAGTAAGTAAGGTCGGATGGAGAGCGtcattgcacagctatttttaggtctcttcAGAGacgtttgattgggttcaagtccaggctctggctgggccacttaaggacattcggagacttgtcccgaagcacttaaggacattcggagacttgtcccgaagccactcctgcgttgtcttggctgtgtgcttagggtcattgtcctgttgaaaggtgaaccttttccctagtctgaggtcctgagcgctctggagcaggttttcatcaaggatctcgctgtaatttgctccgttcatctttctctcgatcctgactagtctcccattccctgccgctgaaaaacatccccacagcatgatgtgtCATCAccttgcttcaccgtagagatggtgccaggtttcctccagacgtgacgcttggcattcaggccaaagagttcaattttggtttcatcagaccagagaatctagtttctcatggtctgagagtctttagctgccttttggtaaactgtcatgtgtctgttactgaggagtggtttccatctggccactctaccataaagtcctgattggtggagtgctgcagagatggttgtccttctgtaaggttctcccatgtccacagaggaactctcatcgggttcttggtcacctccctgaccaaggcccttctcccccgattgctcagtttggctaggcggccagctctaggaagagtcttggtggttcaaaacttcttccatttaatgatggaggtcactgtgttcttggagaccttcaatgctcgGAGCTctacgacctcatggcttggtttttgctctgacatgcactgtcaactgtgggaccttatatagaaaggtgtgtgcctttccaaatcatatccaatcaattgaatttaccacaggtggactccaagttgtagaaacatcttgaggatgatcaatggaaacaggatacacctgagctcaatttccagtcttatagcaagggtctgaatacttatgtaaatacagtattactattttttttaaacatttctaaaaaccctggttttcactttgtcattatggggtattgtgtgtagttttaatccattttagaataaggctgtaacgtgacaaaatgtggaaaaagacaaggggtctgaatactttcccaatgcactgtttATACCCATTTATTCTGGAAGAATATAACTtaaaaatgcctcatgagcttagttcaattgTCATACCTCatcaaaaaaaacaaatataagcttgttttaagccattctttgtaaacaaatactgtatagcctcaaaacattgttagaactataatgttgatgtcatggatggtcagtctgagcatccatagctctgtctatacgtttgagagtggttacattgcTCCAGGCCTATCCCTCGGCTGTTTACCAAAAGAGTGGCGGGATGGCCACTttgcatttaaaaaaacagattgcccctttaacctgAGGGTATTTAAAGGGCATTGTCCCCTAGACAGATTCAATAGATACATAAGTCAACCTTATTGATTAAACGCTCTGTTAGTCAGAAGCCAGCACCCGATGCTAAAATATGTTTCTTGACACTGTTACATAAAGCGCCGTCTTCGTAGAAGGGACGGGAAACTTTCCATGTAAAATATCTAGAGGTCAGCTTTTGTCAAGCATAGTGGAAGTGAGTCTTGAGTAGGGAATAGTGCCAGGAACCCTCAAGAGTGGGATGGCAGCACAAACTGCATGGGCAGGTGGAGAAGCCAGGGGGATCCTTCAGCAGCCAGCAGAGTTGAGCGCTAGCTCATTCCCCCTCATCCTGGCCTGTTTTCAATCGGAAGCAAACGGAGCTGGACCTACCTGCATTtttccaataagaaacgcttgttTACCTTTTGTTGCAAACCATTAAGCTACAGTGTGCACCACTGAATACACCCCCATAACGTCACACTGTTACATGTGCAGGCAAATTATACTGCGTAGTTCCACTCTCCCCTCCATTCAATCCACTCCACGACTATATTGAATTAATATATTGATTGAAAAACAACTTTATGGTCATAATTGTTTTTGATCTTCATATTTTTGGCAAACAGATTTCAAAATGTAAAAGGGAATAATGATGGTTCAAAAGGCAAAGGTGTGTATACTGCATACCTGACTCTGAAGCTCACTTTGCTGTCTCAGTCGAAGGTTCTCAGGAGTATCTGCAACAATGGTGAATGACTGCTTTGGATAGTGCCTGCAAGGATGTTATAAATATTTGTTATCGGCTTACTATATCTTTAAATCTTACCCGAGTTGCAACAATTGAATTTACTTCAAAATTAAAGTGATTGTATTTTATTCTATAAGGACAGCTCCCACACAAGTGATCTTTAGCCTAACAAAGCGACAGAGGAAGACCATGTTGGTTGAAACATTGTTTGCCATTTATCATTAAAAGCTCTGTAAAGTTTCACTTGTGGGAGCAACAAACCGTTTGCAGACAAACACTGGTTCcttaatctgggtctgggaaaccgACGTTAGGGTAAACCAATTACACCTGTAATATTTACCACCAACACTATTCAAATGACCTGAATAGAACACATCTATTCAAACTACAATACAGCACAAAAGTACGCAAAGGGTTCCTCACAAAGACAGCAATTAGCCAATGCAATTACATTGTTCAGTAAATTATATCCATTTAGGAGAAGTGATTTGGTGCCTGGTTTAAGAGTCGAGGTGAAAATTCAGTAGGGAAATCCCATTCGGAGGCTAGGTGAACAACACGACTCACGAATTACAGTAGGGCTTCTTTTCATAGCCTTTGTAGTTCTTCATGTTGAGAGTCATCCTGCAGACCTCACAGTGGAAGCATCCTTTGTGCCAATACTGCATAAGAGTGTCGATACAAAGGCAAAACCATCAGGTATCTCCAAAAAATAAGACACCCATTAGTAAGTTCAGAGGTAGTCCTAAATGACAATCAACAACACAGACAGTTCAGTAGGTCTCACCTTATCCAGGCAGTTGACTTTCTCTGTGGCATAAACAATTTTCCCGCAGCGCGCACAATGAGGATTCATATTCATCAAATTTGTCTGACTTCAAAAGATAATAAGGAGTAGTAACACAGTAAACACAGGCTGTGTAGCAGTGTGGGTGTTGACTCTTGGAGGATTGTTAAAGCACTGCCTCGGTAGGAAGGGAGGTGGACATAAAAAACATTTCCCCCCCTGCCTAGACTACCCCTGAATCACACTTGAAACCTGCCCAATTTCATGATGTACATCGATTCAGGTCGGACTACATGCCTATACAtaaaaagaaaaagaagaaaTAGTATACTGTAAAAATTAAAATACCCCAATAAAAATGGGCTATTCTGTACTTTCGCCTCCTTCATACGTACTTACTCACTCAGGCCCATATTCATATTTGCCTTCGAAAATTTCTACATTTTCATATCTTACTTTTCATTCAAACATAGTGCATCGATGCATTACACTAAAATGGGTCTCAAAGACATGTCATccatgtaaataaataaaacactttATTTCCTCATCTCAAAGAAGTTATATTCAGTACATGTGTGATTTCAAATGACAGCGCAAAGCAGAAGTCAAAACATATTGAAGTACAAAAACAAGTATAGACGTTTTTTGTTGGTGCTTTGAATCCTCACATAGCAGTTCATAGAGGCTGGATGGCATGCTTTGGGTGGAgctaaggcacatgacagacatGAGAGGATGGCCcttccccctgctcctctccctgtCCAGTTCACAGATCTGAAGGAGCTGGACAGGTAAAAGCAATATGGCCCAACAATATGAAATGTGGATTTTTTTCACTATATTGCCTTCATTCTATCCAGGCCTTTCAGATCACATTGAAGTGGATAGTAGCTAGGAAAAGGGACTAGGAGCCAGAGTGATATCAAGATGGCTTTCCTTGGCAGAGTCAGCTCTTGGCCTGCTTCCTTTTCAGCACCAGCTCAGCCAAAAGTTTGTAACGTATCATACACTCCTCCTGAAAAATAAATAGGGGAAAAGGTTATAGGTCCATCACCATCCAAAATTACCTCATGTTTACCATCTCAACTATTCATGACAATTTAAGTTTGGGTCTTTCCGTGTTATTTTACCTACCTACAGCTAACAAACTATCTCATCAAAATTAGACTCGAAATTAGACATAACACCACAGACAATATAGATTATATAGATAGATAaactatgtacacacacacaacaaaaactGGGGTCGACCAACTGTTTTGACACACCCTGCAATGTTGCATTGTGGGGGACCAGCTCTCACCTTGCTCTTCCCGGGCACCACCTTGGCAATCCTGTCCCAGCGTTCCGTGGTGCCTCGCGGGTACTGCTGCAGGGCCATCTCCAGAAGCTTCTGCTGGTTCTGGGTCCAGACGTCGTCAGCCGCCGCAGTGGCCTTCTCCTTGGAGGGCTGTGGGACCGAGGAGGTGGGCGGACTCTGCTCCTCCTCGCTGTCCTCGGTGGCAGCTGTGGGATCAAAGTCCTTCTGTCTGCGCCCCTTGGCTTTCTCCTcgccccccacccctccacccccagtctttctgcctctcctcctgacACCTCCTGCTTGGATGCCCTCTCCTTCATCCCCTCCTCCGCTGGGCTCCATCCACTCTGCCGTGGCTGCTGCCGGAGGCTGGGGTTGTGAGTGTTCTCGCTGGGTCATGACGCTGTCGGGTACAGCTCCGGCACCAGCTTTGGATCCCTTTCCTGAGAGTGCTGCGCTGCCCTGGGCCTTGAGCTCCGAGAGCTTCACCAGCCCTGCATCAGAGAGGTCGAAGTTAAGATGCTGCCCCTCTGGAGATAAAGTTGGTTACAGTATTTGGATAGTCCCAtatacacctgctctttccatgacagtctgatcaggtgaaagctatgatccttattgatgtcagttgttaaatccacttcaatcagtgtagatgaggggaggtggcaggttaaagaaggatttttaagcctggagacaattgagacatggattgtgtaccaTTTAAACAGTGAATGGgcgagacaaaagatttaagtgcctttgaacggggtatggtagtaggtgccagggcaCTGGATTGTGTCAAGAATTGCTGCTGACAAACccaacactgctgggtttgtcAGGCTCaactgtttcctgtgtgtatcaagaatggtccaccacccaaaggccaTCCAGTCAACTTGGCAAAACTGTAGAAAGCattagtcaacatgggccagcatccctgtggaacgctttcgataccttgtagagtccacgccctgacgaattaaggctgttcagagggcaaaaggggggtgcaacttaatattaggaaggtgttcttaatgttttatacatgTGTAGATGATCATACTaacaacaaactatctgttgataagcaactgcttggaatggttaggtttagaattaaggttaggataatgcaaagcgtcacgtctggaggaaacctggcaccatccctacggtgaagcatggttgtggcagcattgtgctgtggggatgtgtttcagcggcagggacctgGAGACTacgtagtcaggatcgagggaatgaacagagcaaattacagagagatccttgatgaaaatctgctccagagctctcaggacctcagactagggcaaaggttcaccttccaacaggtcaacgaccctaagcacacagtcaagacaacgcaggagtggctttgggacaagtctcggaatgtccttaagtggcccaggcagggcccggacttgaatccgatcgaacatctctggagagacctgaaaatgttattcaattcaaaaaggggatttgatttgaaaatagctgtgcagcgtcgctccccatccaacctgacagagcttgagaggatctgcagagaagaataggagaaactccccaaatacaggtgtgccaagcttatagcgtcatactcaagaaaactcaaggctgtaaccgctgccaaaggtgcttcaacaaagtactgagtaaagggtctgaatacttatgtaaaatgtgatatttcagttttaaaaaatctaaaaacctgtttttgctttgtcattatggggtattgtgtgtagcttgatgaggaaaaaaatactatttaatgcattttagaatatggctgtaacgtaacaaaatgtggaaaaagtcaaggggtatgaacactttctgaatgcactgtttatACTGTGAAAAATCAAGTAAAAATAAGCTGACTTACCTGATGTGTTGGTTTGACCATCTTTAACTTGTTTGACTTTTGCAGTAACCTGCAAAGGATCACAATATTTAGCATATTTCATTGATATTCTATGAGCGCAAGCTAGTAGTCTGCTAAATTTCCAAACACAAATGTTAATTTTGCCATGTATTTGTCTAGGACTGACAAAACATTCACATCCATCTGAGTTCAGAGTTTTCCATGCACCACCCCATTCCCAATGTAGACTGACATCTGTCACCGATCTTCCTAGTTCGTGTGCGATCTTCTCCCAGCGACCAGGTGTTCCCCCAGGGAACTTGGCCATACTCCTTGTCAGAAGAGTGATGTCCTCTTCTGACCACTCAGGTGCCTGAGAAAACAACAAACAAGACTAGATCATATAAATTCCAAATAAGGCCATTGTGGTTTACGGTGGTCTAGGGCTGAAAAACTCCAGAAACTTTCCCAAATTTCACAGGTTTTTCAGCAATCCCTGTTGGAGAAAAAAccatttttgtttaaaaaaatctattCCATTTGGCATGTTGCCTCATGCAATTTGCCTTACTTGATCCTAGAACTAGAATCTATTTGACATATCAAACTATGGTAACTCCCAGTTACACCTAGAAATGGCAAATAAAACTTAAACTTTATAATCCATTTTGCCTGAATTAAAAGTGCAGCGCTTTAGTAACGTCGTCGAACAAACCCttttcacagcaggaaaatattgCGGACCCACCTTTCTCTTCGGAGACTTCTTATCCTCTAGCCAGTCATCCATCTGGTCTTCGATCTCCTCGATGGACGTTCCCTGGTCGTATACTGGTGAGTACGCGCTGTCTGCGACCTTGAGCGAAGGCTCATAAACGGGGAACTCAAACTTCGGCTTCTTTACTTTGGGTCGTTTCTCTTCTGTGGGATGACAAGTGAGGAATGGGATAAGACGAGCACATCTACAAAACATGGCTGGGGAAAATGCAACTGAGGTATTGTAGTTCCTGAATGATTTCATTTCATAATGAAATGTCATTATTTCCTATTTCATTTGATCCATCTAatctttattttaccaggcaggttaataaatgttaaaaaaaaatcttacttTTCAATAAAGACCAGACAAAAGTGAACAATTAAAGTCACAATTCAGCAGAAATGGTCTACTGGTTGCAATAAAATACTACAAGTCCTTACTTATTGTTGTAGCTTCCTGTTCTTCCAGTGCCATGGCTTccgcttcctctttctctctgatttTCATCTCCTTATAATCTTCGTAATACTGTTTGGCATCCTGTAACACAGACAAAATGGATGACAATTGTCACTGGGGATATTGATAAGATCTTATGAAATGGCATTAGTTATTTCACATTAATAAAGTGATAGAAACTGTGCAAGGGAAAGGAATACTTTCACTAGGCACGGTATATTTCAGGTCAAGATCAACATCCAAAGGTTAAGTAGTTTGGGTGAATAATGAGTTGGAGGATTACCTGGATGACATGGGGCAGGGACTTGACAGAGAGATACAGCCAGATGCTCAGCTTGAGTGGCAGGATATCCTGCCAATGAGGTTTGTCATGTGACCTGACAGGAAACAGACATATTAGGAACTGTGACCATGTTGATTattacatacaaacacatgaacagGATGAATGACCAACATTCCAATGTGTTTCCCATGATATTTTCATGTGTAAATAGCACTGGATTTCGACAATACTCAGTTCCGTTGCTTCAAAAGTTAGGCCTTCATTGGAGCAGGAAATGTTCCGTTCTCCCCTTCGACAGTCCACATTATTCATCAATTTCCTATTTACTTGTGAAATTAGAAATGTGTAGTGACAAAAGCTCAACTCACTTCTCAATTTTATCCTGTCCAACAAACCGTGATTCTTCAGCACTCTTGCTACtcatcttttttttcttctcctttttCTTCTTGCTCAGAAGTTCATCCTAGTAAGAGAAGCACCATATGGGATGAAGAGGTCAGGTTATTAGTAGCCTACGGGCTCCCCTTTGCTCACTCAAAAACAGTTTTGTTTGCAGTGTACTTGATTGAAGGAAACCATTTTACTGCA
This window contains:
- the LOC139551203 gene encoding dnaJ homolog subfamily C member 1-like isoform X1 — encoded protein: MTSASWGLSFILAISIIIAYPSPSHAWDSDLELYDLVEEIQQNFYEFLSVEQDASSADIRKAYRRLSLTLHPDKNKDENAETQFRQLVAIYEVLKDEERRERYNDVLVNGLPDWRQPVFYYRRVRKMSNGELGFLLFLILTVCHYAVIWSIYLEKQLDELLSKKKKEKKKKMSSKSAEESRFVGQDKIEKSHDKPHWQDILPLKLSIWLYLSVKSLPHVIQDAKQYYEDYKEMKIREKEEAEAMALEEQEATTIKEKRPKVKKPKFEFPVYEPSLKVADSAYSPVYDQGTSIEEIEDQMDDWLEDKKSPKRKSCLLFSQAPEWSEEDITLLTRSMAKFPGGTPGRWEKIAHELGRSVTDVTAKVKQVKDGQTNTSGLVKLSELKAQGSAALSGKGSKAGAGAVPDSVMTQREHSQPQPPAAATAEWMEPSGGGDEGEGIQAGGVRRRGRKTGGGGVGGEEKAKGRRQKDFDPTAATEDSEEEQSPPTSSVPQPSKEKATAAADDVWTQNQQKLLEMALQQYPRGTTERWDRIAKVVPGKSKEECMIRYKLLAELVLKRKQAKS
- the LOC139551203 gene encoding dnaJ homolog subfamily C member 1-like isoform X2, with the translated sequence MTSASWGLSFILAISIIIAYPSPSHAWDSDLELYDLVEEIQQNFYEFLSVEQDASSADIRKAYRRLSLTLHPDKNKDENAETQFRQLVAIYEVLKDEERRERYNDVLVNGLPDWRQPVFYYRRVRKMSNGELGFLLFLILTVCHYAVIWSIYLEKQLDELLSKKKKEKKKKMSSKSAEESRFVGQDKIEKSHDKPHWQDILPLKLSIWLYLSVKSLPHVIQDAKQYYEDYKEMKIREKEEAEAMALEEQEATTIKEKRPKVKKPKFEFPVYEPSLKVADSAYSPVYDQGTSIEEIEDQMDDWLEDKKSPKRKAPEWSEEDITLLTRSMAKFPGGTPGRWEKIAHELGRSVTDVTAKVKQVKDGQTNTSGLVKLSELKAQGSAALSGKGSKAGAGAVPDSVMTQREHSQPQPPAAATAEWMEPSGGGDEGEGIQAGGVRRRGRKTGGGGVGGEEKAKGRRQKDFDPTAATEDSEEEQSPPTSSVPQPSKEKATAAADDVWTQNQQKLLEMALQQYPRGTTERWDRIAKVVPGKSKEECMIRYKLLAELVLKRKQAKS
- the nebl gene encoding nebulette; the protein is MNMNPHCARCGKIVYATEKVNCLDKYWHKGCFHCEVCRMTLNMKNYKGYEKKPYCNSHYPKQSFTIVADTPENLRLRQQSELQSQVKYKKDFEESKGRGFKFVMDTPELQRLRRAQDQISNVKYHKDFEVMGPQGVTHGVHAPYLVRGQLRQNVQTENTGHKGVHQYIVEMARRPGVIVAPVLPGAYYPSGHVQGHSYMHQTSMHSLRSLQSVYRALYDYVSQDTDEVSFRDGDIIHSVQPIDGGWVYGTVQRTGRSGMLPGNYIEGLH